One genomic window of Elaeis guineensis isolate ETL-2024a chromosome 2, EG11, whole genome shotgun sequence includes the following:
- the LOC105040237 gene encoding profilin-2, giving the protein MSWQTYVDDHLMCEIDGQRLTAAAILGHDGSVWAQSESFPQVKPEEISGIMNDFAEPGSLAPTGLYLGNTKYMVIQGEAGAVIRGKKGSGGVTIKKTNMALIIGIYDEPMTPGQCNMIIERLGDYLVDQGF; this is encoded by the exons atgTCGTGGCAGACGTACGTCGACGATCATCTGATGTGCGAGATCGATGGCCAGCGGCTCACGGCTGCCGCCATCCTCGGCCACGACGGCAGCGTCTGGGCCCAGAGCGAGAGCTTCCCCCAG GTCAAACCTGAAGAGATATCTGGCATTATGAATGACTTTGCGGAACCTGGATCTCTTGCACCGACTGGTCTATACCTTGGGAATACAAAATACATGGTGATCCAAGGTGAAGCAGGGGCTGTTATTCGAGGCAAAAAG GGTTCTGGGGGTGTTACCATCAAGAAAACCAATATGGCTTTGATTATAGGCATTTATGATGAGCCAATGACACCTGGACAGTGCAACATGATCATTGAGAGGCTTGGTGATTATCTCGTTGATCAGGGTTTTTAG